AGGATTGGAAGGGGTAGTAAGCATTCTGGTCTTTATAATCTGCTGTTTCTGCATCCCTAATTGGCACCTGTTCTCTGACTGCCAGGAGGGTTTGCCCACTGAGCTGTGGCTCACCTGTTTCTGTTTCCATGTCTTTCACCTATCTGCCACTTTTCTTTAGATATGGTAATCTCTCCAAAAAGGTATCTAGAAAGCTTGAAGACCTGGTAGCTATTTGCTCTTCCGGTGAAGATCACACAAACTAGTTGAACATCTGGCTCGTAGTAGGTGCTTCATTTCCCGCTgctctgtatgtttcttttttttctttttttttttttttttgagacagagtctcatcttctcacccaggctggagtgcagtggcgcaatctcagctcactgcaacctccacctcccgggttcaagcgattctcctgcctcagcctcccaagtagctgggatcacaggcatgtaccaccacgcccagctaactttttgtatctcTAATAGAGTcgaggtttgaccatgttggccaggctggtctcgaacttctgaccttgtgatccacctgccttggcctcccaaagtgctgctattacaggcgtgcgccactgcacccggcctactctgtgtgtttctttttccgGTAGTCAGATACTGGGGTCCAGGGTGGTTAGGAAAgaaacttgttttctttctttctttttctttttttgagatggagttttgctctgttgcccaggttgaagtgcagttgtgtgatctcggctcactgcaacctccaccctcctgggttccagaaattctgctgcctcagcctcctgagtagctcaaattacaggtgcgcaccactacgcctggtaatttttgtatttttagtagagacagggttttgccatgttggccaggttggtcttgaactcctgacctcaagtgatccacccaccttggcctcccaaagtgctgggattacaggtgtgagccgccgcacccagcccgAAACTTGTTTTCTTAGCTCCtaaataatgaaatcaagatCAGAGCCCACTAAGCCAACTGCTCTTCTTGGTTTTTGGTTCTCATGTCCTGGAGTCCCTCTCACCTTGACCAAACCAAAGACCTCCTGAAGTATCACTTGGGCTCACCACTTCCACTGAGGTGGATTTGAGTCATTGATCTGGGCAGAGCCTTCTGGAGTCGGGGATTCTCTCGTTTCAAGGTCCTACAGAAGTTAGCGGTCTTGGCCAAGAGGACATTGATGCAACTGTGGCAAAATGGGACCTATAAGCCAGAGCTGATGACCTACTTGTGGAAAAGTACAGGGAGAAGTTTTACGAGGGGTCCATATTTTAACCTTTAACAGTGTTGTTCAGGGTAACCCTTGTAATGGATGCTATTCCTTGCCTGATACCTGTCCTTTCCACCCAGCCTGCTTTTCTTTAATGCTGGTAAGTGGTCTCCCCTCCAGGCATTAGGCTGCACTTGAAGTTGATCTGCTCCTGTGAAGTGCATAGGGGTTCAACGATGCCTTGCTGCACACTGAATACCAGAGCCGAGTGCTCTTGCCAGCCCCTTAATACCATGTTCAACCTGATTTGTCAACAAGTTGACAGAAGTGTGTTTGGAGATATGTAAGTACACTGGAGTCTTGAAATATAGCATGACCAGAAGTGTGGGTCACGAGGGCACATGTGGGCATGGCAGCCCCTCAGTTGTCATCCATAGCATCTATCAGAGAGCACGCCTGTGTGCCCTGAACTCACGCACCAGGGGCAGCATGACACGGGAGCCGTTTCTCTAGGGAGAAACATGAATACCAGTGCTGTCTTTCCCCACATCAGATTTGTGTTCACACAGAGCTAGTCTGTGTTAAAGCTGGAGTGTTAATGGAGAAACAGACAAACTCTTGTACTATTTTGCCTTTGATTATAGACCATTATCAAACCAAGAGGTTAGGAGTGATCAGTGCTCCCTTGTCATTTGCATCAGGTCCCAGGACTCACATTCTTTGCATGCTTGTGTGAGCTAGTGTTTTCCATGTCCTTGGGGTGTGGTCACAGCGACCTTTTTGCCTGAATAATGATTGGCAAGTTTTTGCTGAATGGCCACAGTGAATGGCTCCTCCTATGCTTCTGGCTCTAGTCCTGCTGCCTCACAATTCAGTCAATTCTGGGGTCTCTTCCGGAGAGCAGAGGGTCCAGCTGCGTGGGGAGTGTGGTGTTCCCAGCCCTGCTGTCTGTTCGCTGGGTGTGAGTGACAAGAGTCCCCACTCCCTGCAGAAATTCCATTACCTGGACAAGTCCCTGCACACTGGGTGAGGGGGGAAGAGGGGGGATCTGAGGCTTTGTCGGTAGCCGTTCCTATGTCCTCGTTGTGTGCCTGGGTTTCCTGCCGTGTAAAAGGAAAGGCTGGAATCAATCACACGTCCCTTCCAGTTTTTCGAGAACTTGAGACTCTGGTGTTTGTAGCTTTGCAGACAGGTTCAGGCTTAGGTAAAGTGGACCCCTTCAGCATGATCTGTTCATGTGTTCCATAAATGTTTCTTGAGGGCCCACTGTGGACCCAGTGCTGCATCAGGCAGAGGAGATGCTGTGATGGAAGGTAGGTGTGGTCTGTGCCCTCACAGAGCTTGCTGTCCAGTGCAGGTGAGGATTCAGTAAGCACTTGTAGTACCAAAAATGAGTGTTTGGGGGATGCATCAGGAGCTTGTAGCAAAGGTACTTAACCTAGTCCGTGGGACTCCCCTACTCTGGGAGGGCATCTGGAGCAAATGGCCTTTAAGTGAGGACCTGACAGGTAAGATGGCGCCAAGTTGGGGAAGGTACAGACTTTTCCAGGAGAGggcccagcagctgcagaggcccAGAGGTGCAGGAGAGTGTGATGTTTTCAAAGGACTGGAAGGTTATAGCATGGAGTGAGTTGCAGGGGGTGGTGAGAGTGGAACCAGAGAAGGTATAATTGATAATCACATTCTGCAGAGTGCCATAGGTCACAGTCAGGAGTTTAGGCCTTCCCTGCTGCTGTTGAGAAGGCATTCCATGGCCTTAACCAAGGAATAACATGAAGAACAGGAGCACAGCTTCTCGTGACATCCTTGGGGTGTTAACTAGGATCAAACAGCAGAAGTTCAGTGCTGTAACAAAGTGTATCCCAGTGTAATGACTTAAATATGTTTCGTCCTGCGATGCCTGAATTGTGTGACTGATTGGGACTGCTGTGAAGGCGGGAGACTTGCTGGTGGGGTGCACATAGGACGAGCATAGGACCGTGTGTTCCTGCCAGCACCGCTCCGGCCTCCTGTTCGTGGCTGGACCGCTCTAGCTTtagcttcattttctttcctcctatACTGTCAGTGGATGTTACCTTGGTATGTTTATGCATCCTTGTAAGTGCATTAAGAATAAGGTacagaattaaatattttgtagtttaaTGTTTGCGTTACTGGGGTAGTGATGTGTCCTTGCTTCTATCGAGTCAACACAAAATGAATGATCTTTCTTTTAGATTGAAGATGGATACGTGACAATCCCAGGGACCGCTGCACTGACTTCGTTTCCTTAGACAAGACACAGTGTAGGGCCCGGCCCGTGTTGGCCCCAGGACTCCTTTGGAATACAGCTGTGGACAATGAATCCTGCGAGCGATGGGGGCACATCAGAGAGCATTTTTGACCTGGACTATGCATCCTGGGGGATCCGCTCCACGCTGATGGTCGCTGGCTTTGTCTTCTACTTGGGCGTCTTTGTGGTCTGCCACCAGCTGTCCTCTTCCCTGAATGCCACTTACCGTTCTTTGGTGGCCAGAGAGAAGGTCTTCTGGGACCTGGCGGCCACGCGTGCAGTCTTTGGTGTTCAGAGCACAGCCGCAGGCCTGTGGGCTCTGCTGGGGGACCCTGTGCTGCATGCCGACAAGGCGCGTGGCCAGCAGAACTGGTGCTGGTTTCACATCACGACAGCAACGGGATTCTTTTGCTTTGAAAATGTTGCAGTCCACCTGTCCAACTTGGCCTTCCGGACATTTGACTTGTTTCTGGTTATCCACCATCTCTTTGCCTTTCTTGGGTTTCTTGGCTGCTTGGTCAATCTCCAAGCTGGCCACTATTTAGCTATGACCACGTTGCTCCTGGAGATGAGCACGCCCTTTACCTGCGTTTCCTGGATGCTCTTAAAGGTAAGTGCATGCATCAGCAGAAGATGACATGTGCCTCACGCATTTAATCACTGGCTAGAATGTCCTGGACGCTGCCATAAACTCAACAGCAGGCTGGATTGCAGCACACACATTCAGTTACAAACTCATTTTAGTTGAATGcaatattctgtttttgtttatttatttatttatttattttgagacggattctggctctgtcgtccaggctggaggcaattttcttaattttaagtcTTTTAGGCTTTCTGTTCCTTAAGGAAAGAAAGCTCAGTAGATCTTATGGCTCAGTAGATAGCGTCTGGAAgcacttaattttttcttttcttttaatactatatttatttatttatttatttatttatttttttgagacagagcctcactctgttgcccaggctggagtacaatggcatggtttcggctcactgcaacctccgcttcctgggttcaagcgattctcctgcgtcagcctccctagtagctaggactacaggtgcgcaccaccacgcctgactaccttttttgtctttttagtagagatggggtttcactatgttggtcaggctggtcttgaactcctgaccttgtggtccacccgcctgggcctcccaaagtgctggaattacaaatgtGAACCACTCTGCCTGGCCTCTTTTAATACTTTAGAAAAACTGAAGTAATATCTGTGCGTACACACATACcttgcttgctttttatttttgaataaggttGTTTTACTAGTGCTCAGAAGTGTTGAGACCTAGCATATTTATTTGCCTAgcactttctttctgtttttgaagaacatgttttaaaaatgtttgtcacTTGATTGTCATATTGATGTCAAAATGTTCTTCATGTTAaactctttaaactttttttcttgttgagatggaatctcgctctgttgcccaggctggagtgcagtggcatgatcttggctcactgcaacctccgccacccggattcaagcagttgtcttgcctcagcctcccaagtagctgggattacagcgcccaccaccatgcctagctaatttgtgtgtgtgtgtgtgtgtgtgtatttttagtagagacggagtttcactgtgttggccaggctggtctcgaactcctgacctcaggtgatctccctgccttggcctcccaaaatgctgggattacaggcatgagccaccgtgcacagccttaaaattgtttttacatAGATTCTTGCTATCTTTTATGACCCATCACATTGTTTATGGGATATTTGATATGAAATTTGAGATCCTGCAGATGTTCAGCCATTCACACGAATGGGTCATGTTACTGCACATTTCTTGTCTACAGGAGACTGGTAGCCTTGAGATGAAAAATAAGCATAACAAATCATTCCTGCCTTCGGGGTCGAGGTGGGTAGATGGTAGCAGTCCATCAAAAGTGCACTGCAGTGTAAACAGTACAGACTGTTCATGCATAACCACcatggacaccagctgggtgtcagATACTGTGCTGGCACCTGGGAACTCAAGGAGGAACTTGTGTTCCTGCTGTCCCCTGAGGTTGGCCCCATCTGGTACCAGATGGGGTGTGTGATCACAGTGACAGGAAAGTGCAGAGAAACCATGGCCCCAGATGGGGACCCTCTGCAGCAGGAGCAGGTGAGCACCTCGGAGTTAAGGCAAGCGAATGAGGGTGAGTGAGGCACAGTCGTCGCCATTACAGAGCCTCACAGGGTGGCCATGGAAGTAGATGGAGCCTATGGCAGGCGATACTGGAGACATCCTGGTGAGTGCATGGTTTGGGCGGTGGCAGGAGGAGTTTTGGGGCTGGTGTGATTTGGGTAGACCTTACTTACCAAGGAAGAAGGGTTGGAACCATGAATGGTCTCAAAGAGCCCCTCCAGTGACCTGGCTACTGAGTTCCCTTGCCGAGCAAATGACTGAATATGAAGCTGCTGGTCTAAGTGTGGGGTCATTGTGGGAACGATGCTGTGACCTGGGACCCCATCAGCATCCTGTGCGCAGCTTGCAGTTTTCCAGTTTTCTCTTCGTGGGCGTTATTTCCATAAGAGTGCAGACTTCTGGGGATGCAGGTCAGGGCTGTGACTTCCCTGGGTTTCTCTGGCGTGAGATCAGTGTGGAGTGGAGAGGTGTGTGCTGGAGGAACAGGCCTTGGCCTGTGCTCCGCATTGCCTACTCCTCTCACCTGGAAACACCGGACTTCAGGAGTCACTCGGCTGTGGCAGAAAGTAAAGTTCTTGAAAGGAAAGCAGAGGCACTCACTCACATCAATGCCCTAAACATCGATACCACATCAATGTCCCAAGTGGTAAATAGTGACTAAATTATTAATACATCCCACAAGATCGTGTGCTTGGGGTCATTAGTGTATTTTGAGAAATAGATTAATAgttatcttgtattttttttttattacaagttctttaaaaacaacaagaaagacgtgaatctttctgtctctccagTCCTCAGGGGAAAGCAGTGTTGGATTTCTCCAGGGTTTTATCTGTGCTTCTCCTGGAGCCAGGTGTGGGGACAGCGCCTCCTGCAGGATTTGCCGACACAGGCGTCTCCAGCAGTTCTCCCTCCCCCGGTGTGGTGGTGGAGCCTAGCCTCCAGGAAGACAGACTCAGCgagattttattttgaagtttgcACATTCTCTAAAGCTTTTAGGGTGCTGTTTGTGTAGAATGGAGAAAGGGTTATTTAAGTATTTACTTCTAACCCTGCTCATGTTAACTGTATATAGCCAACAGACCCCAATAACAGAAAATTATAACCTAAATTAATGTAGCTCAGGGCCAGTATGTCTACATAGTTCTATTTTGCTCTAGTTGAAATACTAATAAATGCAGTAAGAAAACACTATGTCTAAAATATTGAAAttctttgaaattcttttttgtttgtttgtttgagacggagtcttgctctgtcgcccaggctggagtgcagtggcgcaatctcagctcactgtaagctccgcctcccaggttcatgccattctcctgcctcagcctcccgagcagctgggactacaggcgcccgccaccacgcccagctaattttttatatttttggtagagacggggtttcactgtgttagccaggatggtctcgatctcctgaccttgtgatccgcccgcctcagcctcccaaagtgctaggattacaggcttgagccactgcgcccggcctgaaattcTTTTAAAGCTGATAGATTCTTGCATAGTAGTAGGGCATGAGGATTCAACATTTCTCCCCCATCAAGGTCTGATTTGATCAGAACTAAAGAATGTAAAGACAAAATATTACCATCAATTTAGGATGGGTGTCTAAGTCAAGCACAGTGGCTTATTCTTCGTATTTCTGTCTTAGATTTGGTTCTACTATTTATCCACAGACTCACTAGTTCATAATAAAAATGAGGTGATATAAAAACACTgtcaggccaagtgtggtggctcatacctgtaatcccagcactttgggaggccaaggcaggcagatcacttgagcccgggagctcaagaccagcaacatggcaaaacctcgtctccacaaaaaatacaaacattaactggtcatagtggcacacgtctgtagtacCAGCcagttgggaggctaaggtgggaggatcgcctgggagttcaaggttacagtgagctgtgattatgccactgcactccagcctgggcaagagtgagaccctatctcaaacaaaaacgCAACCCACTgtcagtttttatatattttgtatatatacgtgtgtgtgtatatatatgtatgtatacagtcGACcttctgtatccatgggttctgtgtctggattcaaccaactgtggatcaaaaatatttgggaaaaatttaaaataatacaacaataaaaaatataacaaataaataccaataaaatataacaattttatatagcatttacattgtattaggtattataagtaatctacagatgattTAAGGAGTAAGGGACAGTGTGCTTAGGTTACATGCACATACaaagccattttatataagggacttgagcatccgtgGCTTTGGGTATCTGCAGGGAGCCTAGGAACCAGTCCCCCAAGGATACTGAGGGCGACTGTATATTTAAGTATGGATGTAACTGCCGGGCTCCAGAGCTTTGCATGTGTTATGTCACAGATTTTGTTCCTGTAGATTTTGCTACTCTTCTCAAAGCCTTTGGTGACTTTGACTACAAAAATTTTAGTGCCTTAGTAAATCCAAAGAATTCTCGGTTCTCAAGCTTTGAGTTTTCTAAACTTAAGGTAGTGATTGCATTCTGATATTACTATTGGTAATTTAAGATGACTACTTTCAGTAAGTGAGGAAAATGGTGGAGGAGAACTTTTTGTGAATTGTGAGGGAATGGTGAGTGAATAAAGACTGAGCTCGCGAGAGTCTGGGGCTGAGTGTGCAGTGTACTGTACGGTTCATCACTGTGTGGGGCCTTCCAGCTAGTGTAGAGGATTCTGATGTTCAGAATATCGACTCTTCAGTGTTTTGTCTTCAGACACACACTCTTTTCACTCTTGTTGATACTGTACGCTCTCTTGAGGAGCAATGAGTACTCTTGCAGgccctgtgccaggtgctgggtcATAACAAAGACGATTCTCAGTCTTCCGTAAGTGGGAATCTGTGGGAGGCACATATGCATGTGGTGCGGCACACATGACAGAAGATTCTGGAAGCTGAATCTGTGAGGGGCACACGTGTGTGGTGGTGCTTCAGCACACACGACAGAAGATTCTGGAAGCTGTCTGTGAGGGGTACACATGGGTGGTGGTGCTCCACACACATGATGACAGACGATTCTGGAAGCTGGAATCTGTGAGGGGCACACATGCGTGGCAGTGCCCCGGCACACAAATGACGACAAAAGATTTTGGAAGCTGGAATCTGTCAGGGGGATACTTGCATGTGACTGTGCTTCTGTTCACACAGaaggttctggaagctggaatcTGTGAGGGGCAGCTGTATGTGTGGTAATGCTCCAGTACACTTGTGATGACAGAAGGTTCTGAAAGGTGAAATCTGTGAGGGGCAGATGTGTATGTGGCCCTGCTCCAGTACACACGTGATGACAGAAGGTTCTGGAATCTGGACTCTGTGAGGGGTGCACGTTTGTGTAGCGATGCTACAGTCCACTGCATGGCAGAACGAGCATTGTCTTTCCTTTGGTTTTTGTCAGCTCTTTGTTTACTTGATAAATGCTTGAGTGTCTTCAGTTTGATAACTAGCAAAGGAAAACAGCGTGTGAGACTTCTGGTGTCCTTGCGGCTCCATGCATAGGTCTGTGCCTGACTGCAGTGCACCCACATGTTCACTCGAACAGGGGTACTTGGATTGTCTTAGCCACGCTGTTCATTTGGCCTCAGACTGAATTCTACTGAAGTCCCATCATCAGTGGAAAGGGCTTGTGAGCTGAGTTTGTCCACGCAGCAGAAGGGTGGGCAGCAGTCTGGATGGTTTACACAGACACGGTGAGAGACGTTACCCAGACCCAAAAGAGTACACAGCGTGTGATACCGTTCCATGTACAGTCATATGTTGCTAAACGACGGGctgtgttctgagaaatgtgtcattaggctaTTTCATCGAGTGGCCATCATAGAGTACCCTTCCACATGTCTAAGCCAACTCCACACTCGGCTCTATGCGACAAAGCCCATTGTTCCCAGGCTGCATACGTGTACAGCATAtggctgtactgaatactgtaggcaagtGTAACACAactgtaaatatttgtgtatctaaacatacctaaacatagaaaggtatagtaaaaataccATGTTAAAGATGAAAAATGGCACAC
This genomic stretch from Pan paniscus chromosome 7, NHGRI_mPanPan1-v2.0_pri, whole genome shotgun sequence harbors:
- the CLN8 gene encoding protein CLN8, coding for MNPASDGGTSESIFDLDYASWGIRSTLMVAGFVFYLGVFVVCHQLSSSLNATYRSLVAREKVFWDLAATRAVFGVQSTAAGLWALLGDPVLHADKARGQQNWCWFHITTATGFFCFENVAVHLSNLAFRTFDLFLVIHHLFAFLGFLGCLVNLQAGHYLAMTTLLLEMSTPFTCVSWMLLKAGWSESLFWKLNQWLMIHMFHCRMVLTYHMWWVCFWHWDGLVSSLYLPHLTLFLVGLALLTLIINPYWTHKKTQQLLNPVDWNFAQPEAKSRPEGNGQLLRKKRP